In the genome of Vicia villosa cultivar HV-30 ecotype Madison, WI linkage group LG7, Vvil1.0, whole genome shotgun sequence, one region contains:
- the LOC131617407 gene encoding F-box protein CPR1-like, translating into MNMFRNNFLSNLHCCSYYDQASLFMLLHGPYEDFLYSFSREKLESKVKLNISTPFVHHEEEGYVGDLCIFGFGSISGTFCLYEDGSCKIALWNPSRDEFNHIPPSPVESTLPEAARAICYITPYIHGFGYDLNTCDYKVIRCVFFVGRHVEEWDYVPSGDVFGDTCLDPVWEIYSLKSNSWRKLDLDMPRSVMGTEDARLYMDGVCHWLCQYHSPLAPCLVSFDLSSEQFFVTSIPDDCFVVGASYVYLAVLNGCITSFRVRENTFQISILGELGRKESWITLFVVGPLSCVLRPIGVGTKGEIFFRTKDRRVALFDLCTQMIEKLGYEEESCSFPSRVILYKESILPVEGISS; encoded by the coding sequence ATGAACATGTTCCGCAACAACTTTTTATCTAACttgcattgttgttcttattatGACCAAGCATCGCTCTTCATGCTGCTTCATGGACCTTACGAGGATTTTCTCTATTCTTTTTCTAGAGAAAAGTTGGAGAGTAAAgtcaaattaaatatatcaacTCCATTTGTACACCATGAGGAAGAGGGTTACGTTGGAGATCTTTGTATTTTTGGTTTTGGTAGTATTAGTGGCACATTTTGTCTCTATGAAGATGGATCTTGCAAAATTGCATTATGGAACCCGAGTAGAGATGAATTCAACCACATTCCTCCTAGTCCGGTTGAGTCCACTCTCCCCGAGGCTGCTAGGGCTATTTGTTATATCACACCTTATATTCATGGATTTGGTTATGATCTTAATACATGTGACTATAAGGTCATTCGTTGTGTATTCTTTGTAGGTAGACACGTTGAAGAATGGGATTATGTGCCGTCTGGAGATGTATTTGGAGATACGTGTTTAGACCCTGTATGGGAGATATATAGCTTGAAAAGTAATTCTTGGAGAAAACTTGATCTGGACATGCCGCGTTCTGTTATGGGAACTGAGGATGCCCGACTCTACATGGATGGAGTCTGTCACTGGTTGTGTCAATATCATAGTCCACTAGCACCGTGTTTGGTATCATTTGATTTAAGCAGTGAACAGTTTTTTGTAACATCCATACCGGATGACTGTTTTGTTGTTGGAGCATCATATGTTTACTTGGCGGTGTTAAATGGATGCATAACATCTTTCCGAGTTAGAGAAAATACTTTTCAAATATCAATATTGGGCGAACTCGGTAGAAAAGAATCATGGATCACACTATTCGTTGTTGGACCATTGTCTTGCGTCCTACGTCCTATTGGAGTGGGGACCAAAGGAGAAATATTCTTCCGGACCAAAGATCGAAGAGTAGCTTTGTTTGATTTGTGTACCCAAATGATTGAGAAGCTTGGTTatgaagaagagagttgtagttTTCCTAGTCGGGTAATACTTTACAAAGAAAGCATTCTTCCAGTTGAAGGAATAAGTAGTTAA
- the LOC131619293 gene encoding uncharacterized protein LOC131619293 has translation MAAQNSQFQEETRSNLRNTGASIKNLEIQISHIAQQMTNTQPQGALPSATVTNPRDNNHVNAMTTRSNKSKETPKKNSEEEDLLIEVDLEIKKNVGTSQEEALEQMPTYAKFMKDIISKKRTIDSDPIILTETCSAILQSMKIPVKKKDRGSVTIPCTIGDRSFKKARIDLGTSVSLMPLSIYKRLGIGKVQDTRMTF, from the exons atggcagctcaaaactctcaattccaGGAAGAAACAAGGAGCAATCTGAGGAACACaggagcttcaatcaaaaatctggaaattcaaattaGTCATATTGCCCAACAAATGACCAACACTCAACCACAGGGCGCTCTACCAAGTGCTACGGTTACTAATCCTAGAGACAATAATCATGTGAACGCTATGACAACTAGGAGCAATAAGTCAAAAGAAACACCTAAAAAGaattctgaagaagaagatttatTGATTGAAGTTGATCTAGAGATTAAAAAAAATGTGGGTACAAGTCAAGAAG aggcacttgagcaaatgcctacctatgcgaaattcatgaaagatatAATTTCAAAGAAGCGAACCATCGACAGTGAcccgattattctaactgaaacttgtagtgctattttgcagagCATGAAGATTCCGGTTAAAAAGAAAGATCGAGGTTCAGTAACTATTCCATGTACCATCGGGgataggtctttcaagaaagctcGTATCGATTTGGGAACAAGTGTAAGTCTTATGCCATTATccatttacaaaagattgggaATAGGTAAAGTACAAGATACACGAATGACATTTTAG